TTGTCGTTCAGCTTCGAGGCGAGGATCGCCTCTTTCACCTTCCGCGCGTAGCTGTCGTCCTGGAGGTTCTCGTAGGCGTTGCGGGCGTACTGCTGGGTGATGGTCGAGGCACCCTGCTTGTCGCCGCCGGAGAGGTTGTTCCAGGCGGCCCGGGCGATGCCCTTGTAGTCGACGCCCGAGTGCCGGTAGAAGTTGCGGTCCTCGGCGGCGGCGACGGCGTCCCGTACGTGTTCCGGGATGTTGTCGATGGTGACGAAGGTGCGGTTCTCGTTGCCGAGCTTGGCCACCAGCGTCTTGCCGTCCTTGGCGTAGACGATGGTGGAGAGCGGCAGCGGGATCTCCTTGGGCAGCACCACGTTGGTCGAGTAGTAGGTGAACCCGACCACGCCGATGCCGGCCAGCATGATGAACACCGCGAAGCCGGCGATCAGCATGTTCATCCGCTTGCGCTTGCGGGCTCGGGCCGCGGCACCGGGGTCACGGCCACCGCGCCCGGGGCCGGTCGGGCCACCAGGTCCGCCGGGACCGCCCGGTCCACCTGGGCCACCGACACTCGCCCGGGCCACCGCGGCCCGACCGCCGACGCCACCCACGGATGCCGAGCCGACGCTCGCCCGGCCGGGCGACGCCGCGCCGACGGCACCGACCGAGGCGCGACCGGCCCGACCGGGTGCGGGCGACACCGGCACCGAGGCCCGGCCGGGGGCGGCCGGGGAGACCGGCACCGAGGCGCGGCCAGGCCCGGCACGTCCGGCCGCGCCAGCGGATCCGCCATACGGCGGTACGCTCGCCGAACCACCGACCGAGGCCCGTCCGCCGACCGAGGCGCGGGCCGACGAGCCGGATGCGTCCGGTCCGGTTGACCAGTTGACTCCGCGCGGTTCACCACCCGGGCGGCGGTACGCGTCGTCCGCCTGCCCCGGATCGTCCTGGCCCGGAATCCGGGCCCGTCCCCGCGAGGAGCTGGGATCGCCGTACGAGTTCATGCCTCACACCCTGCCGTCGCGGTGGGGCGCGGTCGCACCGCCACCGGTTTGCCGTGAGTTGTGACACCCGCGAGCACGGCATGGGGGTGCCGTGGCGTTGGTGTCAGATCCGAATCAATCGGACCATTCAGACCTACAAGCTGTCGGTCGCCCCAGCCGCGTGCGCGGCCGGGGCCGGCCGATCGAGCTCGAATCACCGTTGCGCCTCTCGCCTTCGCCGCACACCCGTCCCGTCGGCGGTCATGCCGGTCGCCTCATGCTCCGGCTCGCCGTCGCCGCCGGCCAGACCGTCCCGCCCGAGCAGGTACTGCTCGACCAGATGGTTCCAGTCACAGCCGGGGCATACCTCCACCACGAAGACCTGGAACTCACGCAGCGTCATCGCCAGGACGGCCAACTCGGCCACCGTACGCGCCTGGCCGGCCGACTGCTTGAGTTCGTCCCCGTAAATGTAGTGGACGTGGGTGAGGTTCTCGCTCCGGCAGATCGGACACCGCCGGTCGGTGGGCTCGCCATGGAACCGAGCCGCGTTCTTCAGGTACGGCGACGCGTCGCACAGGTCGTAGGTGCCGACGCGGCCGGCGAGGAGCTCACGCAGCACTGCTCGCTTTCGGAGCGAGTAGTCGACGATCTGGCGCTGCGTACGCATGCGGCAAAGGGTACGCGGTCTCCTTTGGCGAGGCGACCACCGTGACAATCCGTAGTCGAGGGATTCCGGAACGGGGGTTTGCCCCGGCCGGCGCGAGACGCTACGGTGCGATGTATCGGTCCGATACATCGTGGTGGTTACCGCTTCACGCACAGGGTAAAGGGAGGGTGGCCGGTGCTCGAACTCGCCATCCTCGGCCTGCTTCAAGAGGCCCCGATGCACGGCTACGAGCTGCGCAAGGAGCTCACCGCCAAGCTGGGGGCGATCCGCGCTGCGATCAGCTATGGCTCGCTCTACCCGACCCTGCGCCGGTTGCAGGCCGCGGGATGGATCACTGAGGCCGACGAGGCACCCGCCACCGCCGAGGAGGTTCCCGCGCTGACCAGCCGACGAGGTCGGGTGGTCTACAAGATCACTGCGGAGGGCAAGGAACGATTCGCCCAGCTCATCGCACAGACCGGGCCGGAAACGTACGGCGACACCGGCTTCGGTGTGCACTTCGCGTTCTTTTCCCGAACCGACCAGGCAACCCGACTCCGGATCCTGGAAGGTCGCCGCCGCACGATCGAGGAACGTCGCGAGGGCCTTCGCGACATGCTGGGCCGGGCGGCCGAGCGCCTCGACGCGTACACCCTGGAGCTGCAACGCCACGGCCTGGAGGCCTGTGAGCGTGAGGTCCGCTGGCTGGAGGAGCTCATCGCCAACGAGCGCTCCGGCCGTGCCCCGACGGTCCCGCACGACGGGACGGCCGGCGGCCGACGAGAAGACAACAGCCCGCCTCCGCCTGGTGAGACCAGGAAAGAGCGGCCGTGACAGAGAAGAAGGAGGCATACGCGATGGGCTCCGTCCGCGTCGCCATCGTCGGTGTGGGTAACTGCGCCTCGTCCCTGGTACAGGGCGTCGAGTATTACCGGAACGCCGACCCGAACGACCGCGTCCCGGGTCTCATGCACGTCACCTTCGGCGACTACCACGTCTCTGACGTGCAGTTCGTCGCGGCGTTCGATGTCGACGCCAAGAAGGTGGGCATGGACCTCGCGGAGGCGATCGTCGCCAGCGAGAACAACACCATCAAGCTCTGCGACGTGCCGCCCACCGGCGTCACCGTGCAGCGCGGCCCGACCTTCGACGGCCTCGGGCAGTACTACCGCGAGATCATCGAGGAGTCCGGCCGCGAGCCGGTCGACGTGGCCAAGGCGCTGCGCGACGCGCAGGTCGACGTGGTCGTCTCCTACCTGCCGGTGGGCTCGGAGCAGGCCGACAAGTTCTACGCCCAGGCCGCGATCGACGCCGGCTGCGCGTTCGTCAACGCCCTGCCGGTCTTCATCGCCTCCGACCCCGAGTGGGCGCAGAAGTTCACCGACGCGGGCCTGCCGATCGTCGGCGACGACATCAAGAGCCAGGTCGGCGCCACCATTGTGCACCGCGCCCTCGCGAAGCTCTTCGAGGACCGGGGTGTCGAGCTGCTGCGCACGTACCAGCTCAACTTCGGCGGCAACATGGACTTCATGAACATGCTGGAGCGCAACCGCCTGGTCTCGAAGAAGATCTCGAAGACGCAGTCGGTCACCTCCCAGGTGCCGCACGAGATGGCCAAGAGCGACGTGCACATCGGCCCGTCCGACCACGTGCCGTGGCTGGACGACCGCAAGTGGGCCTACATCCGCCTGGAGGGCCGCTCGTTCGGTGACACCCCGCTCAACGCCGAGCTCAAGCTTGAGGTCTGGGACTCGCCGAACTCGGCCGGTGTCATCATCGACGCCGTCCGCGCCGCGAAGATCGCCCTCGACCGCAAGATCGGTGGCCCGATCCTGTCGGCCTCGTCGTACTTCATGAAGTCCCCGCCGGTGCAGTACGCGGACCACGACGCGCACGCCGCCGTCGAGTCCTTCATCGCCGGCGAGATCGAGCGCTGAGCTGCCGTAACGCTCGCCCGGGCTGACGCCCGCCGCCAGCACCGTCGAGGGCCGGGTCCACACGGACCCGGCCCTCATCCGGCACTACGTCCGCCCGGCCCGAAACGTGTCCCCCGATTCGGGGCAGCGCCGGCAGTCGACACGCCGAGCACAGGCCGCCTTTACCGCCACCAGGTGGACAGCGAGCGTGCGGT
This is a stretch of genomic DNA from Micromonospora sp. WMMD1082. It encodes these proteins:
- a CDS encoding DUF5318 domain-containing protein yields the protein MRTQRQIVDYSLRKRAVLRELLAGRVGTYDLCDASPYLKNAARFHGEPTDRRCPICRSENLTHVHYIYGDELKQSAGQARTVAELAVLAMTLREFQVFVVEVCPGCDWNHLVEQYLLGRDGLAGGDGEPEHEATGMTADGTGVRRRREAQR
- a CDS encoding PadR family transcriptional regulator, whose translation is MLELAILGLLQEAPMHGYELRKELTAKLGAIRAAISYGSLYPTLRRLQAAGWITEADEAPATAEEVPALTSRRGRVVYKITAEGKERFAQLIAQTGPETYGDTGFGVHFAFFSRTDQATRLRILEGRRRTIEERREGLRDMLGRAAERLDAYTLELQRHGLEACEREVRWLEELIANERSGRAPTVPHDGTAGGRREDNSPPPPGETRKERP
- a CDS encoding inositol-3-phosphate synthase, whose product is MGSVRVAIVGVGNCASSLVQGVEYYRNADPNDRVPGLMHVTFGDYHVSDVQFVAAFDVDAKKVGMDLAEAIVASENNTIKLCDVPPTGVTVQRGPTFDGLGQYYREIIEESGREPVDVAKALRDAQVDVVVSYLPVGSEQADKFYAQAAIDAGCAFVNALPVFIASDPEWAQKFTDAGLPIVGDDIKSQVGATIVHRALAKLFEDRGVELLRTYQLNFGGNMDFMNMLERNRLVSKKISKTQSVTSQVPHEMAKSDVHIGPSDHVPWLDDRKWAYIRLEGRSFGDTPLNAELKLEVWDSPNSAGVIIDAVRAAKIALDRKIGGPILSASSYFMKSPPVQYADHDAHAAVESFIAGEIER